One region of Lactobacillus johnsonii genomic DNA includes:
- a CDS encoding YutD family protein, with translation MEYKEADKDQPLYHPLAHVIINEDIVMINGREYEIIANVKDALDIEMLKEKYDPYLDQYDYLVGDVSSEHLRLKGFYDENDRVAIDKKANAIVDYLEEYCNPGSAYFILRLAQENQIKKIAFGRQNKRKSTNNNCYRAKRPYFKERRVHKTKIGSHKTAVKFQRGNHKNKSFVIKKRKG, from the coding sequence ATGGAGTATAAAGAAGCAGATAAAGACCAGCCGCTATACCATCCTTTAGCTCATGTCATTATTAATGAAGATATTGTAATGATTAACGGGCGAGAGTATGAAATTATAGCTAACGTAAAAGATGCTCTAGACATTGAAATGCTTAAGGAGAAGTATGACCCTTATTTAGATCAATATGATTATTTAGTAGGGGATGTCTCAAGTGAGCATTTGAGATTAAAGGGCTTTTATGATGAGAATGATCGCGTTGCAATTGATAAAAAAGCTAATGCAATTGTGGATTATTTAGAAGAATACTGTAATCCTGGTAGTGCATATTTTATTTTGCGTTTAGCTCAAGAAAACCAAATTAAAAAAATTGCTTTTGGTAGGCAAAATAAGAGAAAGAGCACAAACAATAACTGCTACCGTGCAAAGCGTCCTTACTTTAAAGAAAGACGCGTTCATAAAACAAAGATTGGCAGTCATAAGACAGCCGTAAAATTTCAACGTGGAAATCATAAAAATAAAAGCTTTGTAATTAAGAAGAGAAAGGGATAA
- a CDS encoding TIGR01457 family HAD-type hydrolase codes for MEHKDYKCYLIDLDGTIYRGSDTIESGVRFIHRLQEKNIPHLFLTNNSTRTPQMVVDKLRGHGVNTDIYHVYTPVLATESYLLSQNPDATKIPIYIIGQIGLVQGLLKNERFYYDDRNPKYVVVGMDTDLTYHKIRVATRAIRNGATFIGTNADKNLPSGDELLPGNGALCTMIEVATGVKPTYIGKPSPIIVASALKMLNAQGQDAILVGDNYDTDTMAGINCNIDSLLTLTGVTNKEQLKEKDKKPTYIVENLDEWKL; via the coding sequence GTGGAACATAAAGACTATAAATGTTACTTAATTGATTTAGATGGAACTATTTACCGTGGCAGCGATACGATTGAAAGTGGTGTGAGATTTATACATCGTCTCCAAGAAAAAAATATTCCCCACTTATTTTTAACTAATAATTCAACTCGTACACCACAAATGGTAGTTGATAAGCTTAGAGGACATGGCGTTAATACTGATATTTACCATGTTTATACGCCAGTTTTAGCTACAGAGTCTTATTTACTTTCTCAAAATCCAGATGCAACTAAAATACCAATTTATATTATTGGTCAAATTGGCTTAGTACAAGGCTTATTAAAAAATGAACGTTTTTACTATGATGATCGAAATCCAAAATATGTGGTTGTAGGGATGGATACAGATTTAACCTACCACAAAATTCGTGTAGCAACTCGAGCAATTAGAAATGGTGCAACGTTTATTGGAACAAATGCAGATAAAAATTTACCTTCTGGAGATGAGCTACTACCTGGAAATGGCGCCCTTTGCACGATGATTGAAGTAGCAACGGGGGTTAAGCCAACTTACATCGGAAAGCCTTCACCGATTATTGTAGCGAGTGCATTGAAAATGTTGAATGCACAAGGACAAGATGCAATTTTAGTTGGAGATAACTACGATACCGATACTATGGCGGGGATTAACTGCAATATTGATTCACTCTTAACGTTGACAGGCGTAACAAATAAGGAGCAGTTAAAAGAAAAAGATAAGAAGCCGACATATATTGTAGAGAATCTAGATGAATGGAAACTATGA
- a CDS encoding TIGR01906 family membrane protein produces the protein METMKRKPIIAVVYNLMMALATATLGAVVLSWPLLAIFVKAQKTDLIVRKSLGTIMKNYTQLLDYLLLPFKNKLQMSDFPTSPSAARHFYECKLLFELAIIVFIVGLIILIFLKMRKRMNYIYISKTTALIFMILPVIILPFALMNFDEFFISFHHLLFNNSDWLFDPTTDPIINVLTEEFFAGCFATGGIIYELYFSCFILTKK, from the coding sequence ATGGAAACTATGAAAAGAAAACCGATAATTGCAGTTGTTTACAATTTAATGATGGCGCTTGCTACCGCGACTTTAGGAGCAGTTGTTTTGAGCTGGCCCTTACTAGCAATTTTTGTAAAGGCTCAAAAGACTGATTTAATAGTAAGAAAGTCACTGGGAACAATAATGAAAAACTATACTCAACTTTTGGATTATTTGTTGCTCCCCTTTAAAAATAAATTGCAAATGTCTGATTTCCCTACTTCTCCGAGTGCAGCACGCCATTTTTATGAGTGTAAATTATTGTTTGAATTAGCAATAATTGTCTTTATTGTTGGATTAATTATTCTTATCTTTTTAAAAATGAGAAAGAGAATGAATTATATCTACATTTCGAAAACTACAGCCTTAATCTTTATGATTTTACCTGTAATTATTTTGCCTTTTGCTTTAATGAATTTTGATGAATTTTTCATTTCTTTTCATCACTTATTATTTAACAATAGTGACTGGCTTTTTGATCCTACTACCGATCCTATTATTAACGTTCTAACAGAGGAGTTTTTTGCAGGGTGCTTTGCAACTGGTGGGATAATTTATGAATTATATTTTTCCTGTTTTATTTTGACAAAAAAATAA
- a CDS encoding VTT domain-containing protein, with product MGLIDFILHIDDHLVTIVNMFGNWTYLILFAIVFIETGLVIFPFLPGDSLIFAACAMAATPKYNLHFWICYLVFLVAAVLGDTINYEIGRWSQAEGAKHSWFNKLINQDKRKAAENFFDRHGGITIVIGRFIPFIRTFVPFVSGASKMHYGTFIRYNFLGGFLWVTLFAALGFFFGNIPVVQEHFSLIVLAIILISVVPVLIIWIKKKLVLKKELG from the coding sequence ATGGGACTTATTGATTTTATTCTTCATATTGATGACCACCTAGTCACAATTGTGAATATGTTTGGAAACTGGACATACTTAATTCTGTTTGCAATTGTTTTTATTGAAACAGGTTTAGTTATCTTTCCATTTTTACCAGGAGACTCACTTATATTTGCTGCCTGTGCAATGGCAGCAACACCAAAATACAATCTTCATTTTTGGATTTGCTATTTAGTTTTTCTTGTGGCTGCTGTTTTAGGCGATACAATTAATTATGAAATCGGTCGTTGGTCACAAGCTGAAGGTGCTAAGCACAGTTGGTTTAATAAGTTGATTAATCAAGATAAACGAAAAGCTGCCGAAAATTTCTTCGACAGGCATGGCGGTATTACTATTGTAATTGGAAGATTCATTCCATTTATTCGTACTTTTGTTCCATTTGTATCTGGTGCAAGTAAGATGCATTATGGTACTTTCATCCGTTATAACTTTCTCGGTGGTTTTCTCTGGGTAACTTTATTTGCTGCTCTAGGATTCTTCTTTGGAAATATTCCAGTTGTTCAAGAACACTTCTCATTAATTGTGCTGGCAATCATCTTAATCTCAGTGGTACCAGTATTGATCATTTGGATAAAGAAAAAATTAGTATTAAAAAAGGAGCTTGGTTAA
- a CDS encoding NAD(P)/FAD-dependent oxidoreductase, which yields MEKYDLAIIGAGPVGLFAASFANLHGLKTISFDALNEVGGQISMLYPHKDIKDIPAFSSIKGKELVSRLFEQNENTKLTLSHKVKNISFSAEDDIIIDNDYQVKSLLIATGLGAFKPKTLPLSTTPELQAHIHYSMQHPEIFSNKKVAILGGGDSALDWAMELSKTSDVYVVHRRNEFRGLESSVSQLKSLKNVELLTPYLPKELHLNNNRIELVLHRVGASHDFITKDVDEILVAYGFKSDNRQLRKWGIELENNLISVSQTMQTNLPHVYAIGDTITYPGRVPMIALGFGEAQIAISSIMQDLFPEKTMTFHSTSI from the coding sequence ATGGAAAAATATGATTTAGCTATTATCGGCGCTGGGCCAGTTGGTCTCTTTGCCGCTTCTTTTGCTAATTTACATGGCTTAAAAACTATTAGCTTTGACGCTTTAAATGAAGTTGGTGGTCAAATTAGTATGCTTTATCCACATAAAGATATTAAAGATATCCCGGCTTTTTCTTCTATTAAAGGAAAAGAATTAGTTTCCCGATTATTTGAACAAAACGAAAATACTAAATTAACCCTCTCACATAAAGTAAAAAATATCTCTTTCTCAGCTGAAGACGATATTATTATTGATAATGACTATCAAGTGAAAAGCCTTCTGATTGCTACGGGCTTAGGAGCATTTAAGCCAAAAACTCTACCTTTATCTACTACTCCAGAACTCCAAGCCCATATTCACTATTCCATGCAACATCCCGAAATCTTTTCTAATAAAAAAGTCGCCATTCTTGGTGGTGGCGACTCTGCACTTGATTGGGCAATGGAATTAAGTAAAACATCTGATGTATATGTAGTACATCGTAGAAATGAATTTCGCGGACTTGAAAGTTCTGTTAGTCAACTTAAAAGTTTAAAAAATGTTGAACTTTTAACTCCTTACCTTCCAAAAGAACTTCACTTAAACAATAATAGAATAGAATTAGTTTTGCACAGAGTTGGTGCAAGTCACGATTTTATTACTAAAGACGTTGATGAAATTCTAGTTGCATATGGTTTCAAAAGTGATAATCGTCAATTACGTAAGTGGGGCATTGAATTAGAAAATAATTTAATTTCTGTTTCTCAAACAATGCAAACAAATTTGCCTCATGTTTACGCAATTGGTGATACTATTACTTACCCAGGCCGGGTACCAATGATTGCCCTAGGTTTTGGCGAGGCTCAAATTGCAATTAGCAGCATTATGCAAGACCTATTTCCAGAAAAAACAATGACTTTTCATTCTACGAGTATCTAA
- a CDS encoding CvfD/Ygs/GSP13 family RNA-binding post-transcriptional regulator, whose amino-acid sequence MQVKIGDIVHGKISDIQQYGIFVRLDSQIEGLIHISEIHGGYVKDIGREYQVGETIKVQVIDIDPYSNQISLSRRAVLPEVKEARKKRVHFWTSKRAKKGFMPLKEVLNKQIQEAKIRYSKKD is encoded by the coding sequence ATGCAAGTTAAAATTGGTGATATAGTTCATGGAAAAATTAGTGATATACAGCAATACGGAATTTTTGTAAGATTGGACAGCCAGATAGAAGGATTAATTCATATTTCTGAAATTCATGGTGGCTATGTAAAAGATATAGGAAGAGAATACCAAGTTGGAGAAACTATAAAGGTACAAGTCATTGATATAGATCCATATTCTAATCAAATTAGCCTATCTCGACGAGCTGTTCTTCCTGAAGTCAAAGAAGCAAGAAAAAAGAGAGTTCATTTTTGGACCTCAAAACGAGCTAAAAAAGGATTTATGCCATTAAAAGAAGTTTTAAATAAACAAATTCAAGAAGCTAAAATTAGATATTCAAAAAAAGATTAA